A genomic stretch from Pseudomonas alkylphenolica includes:
- a CDS encoding AsmA family protein, with translation MKAFGKILGLVLLGLLLIIVALGFALTHLFDPNDYKDEIRQLARDKAHVELTLNGDIGWSLFPWLGLELHEASIATLNNPKVPFADLQMLGLSVRVLPLLRREVQMSDVRVEGLNLSLSRDENGHGNWEDIGKPLPVAAAAPAEGAAPAPAGEATAKAETKSDSNERPVKLDIDSLTVNNARVQYSDARSGQTFGAESIQLSTGAVHEGVNIPLKMTAFVSVGQPVLKARTELNGELRFDRRLKRYQFEDMKLSGEASGEPLQGKTLTFAAQGQLLVDLAANVAEWNGLKLSANQLRALGELNLRDLDKTPQLTGGLSIAQINLRTFLDSVGVTLPATADASALNKFELVSRLQGSPTSLALEDLAVKLDDSTFSGRLAVEDFAKQALRIQLKADKFDADRYMPAKSEAAASATAARQAEVKSKEQSALASAGNTPLPDAPTQVAWSNDKLLPVDRLRQLDLQADLTFGLLTLEKLPIENAHLKAQGQGGLITLEALRGGLYDGDFESKGTLDVRPAVPQIGLTTKVNRVPVEHFIKSQTETPPVKGLLTLSSDLTATGNSQKALVDTLNGNASFVINDGILVNANLEQQLCQAIATLNRKALSGEPRGKDTPFQELKGSLVLRNGVASNPDLKARIPGLTVNGHGDLDLRVLGMDYRVGVIVEGDKRDMPDPACQVGERYVGLELPLRCRGPLELGAKACRLDKDALGKVAAKLAGDKVSEKLSDKIDEKLGDKVSPELKDALKGLFKR, from the coding sequence ATGAAAGCGTTCGGCAAAATCCTGGGGCTGGTGCTTCTCGGGTTGTTGCTGATCATTGTGGCTCTGGGATTTGCCCTGACCCACCTCTTCGATCCCAACGACTACAAAGACGAGATTCGCCAACTTGCACGCGACAAAGCCCACGTCGAGCTGACGCTCAATGGCGACATCGGCTGGAGCCTGTTCCCCTGGCTGGGGCTGGAGCTGCATGAAGCCAGCATCGCCACCCTGAACAACCCGAAAGTGCCGTTTGCCGATCTGCAGATGCTCGGTCTGTCAGTGCGCGTCCTGCCATTGTTGCGCCGCGAAGTGCAGATGAGCGACGTACGCGTCGAAGGTCTGAACCTGAGCCTGAGCCGTGACGAGAACGGCCACGGCAACTGGGAAGACATCGGCAAGCCATTGCCGGTCGCTGCAGCAGCCCCCGCCGAGGGCGCCGCACCCGCACCTGCTGGCGAAGCCACGGCCAAGGCCGAGACCAAGAGCGACAGCAACGAGCGTCCGGTCAAGCTGGATATCGACAGCCTGACCGTGAACAACGCCCGGGTTCAGTACAGCGATGCACGCAGCGGTCAGACCTTTGGCGCCGAAAGCATCCAGCTGAGCACCGGCGCGGTCCACGAAGGGGTGAATATCCCGCTGAAAATGACCGCCTTTGTCAGCGTCGGGCAACCGGTACTCAAAGCACGCACGGAACTCAACGGCGAGCTGCGTTTCGACCGCCGCCTCAAGCGCTACCAGTTCGAAGACATGAAGCTCAGCGGCGAAGCCTCGGGCGAGCCTCTGCAGGGCAAAACCCTGACCTTCGCTGCCCAGGGCCAATTGCTGGTCGACCTGGCAGCCAACGTCGCCGAATGGAACGGCCTGAAACTCTCGGCCAACCAGTTGCGCGCCCTTGGCGAACTGAACCTGCGTGACCTGGACAAGACCCCGCAACTGACGGGTGGCCTGTCGATCGCCCAGATCAACCTGCGTACCTTCCTCGACAGCGTCGGCGTGACGCTGCCCGCCACAGCTGACGCCAGCGCGCTGAACAAGTTCGAACTGGTCAGCCGCCTGCAAGGCAGCCCCACCAGCCTGGCCCTGGAAGACCTGGCGGTAAAACTCGACGACAGCACCTTCAGTGGCCGCCTGGCGGTCGAAGACTTCGCCAAACAAGCCCTGCGCATTCAGCTCAAGGCCGACAAGTTCGACGCCGACCGCTATATGCCGGCCAAGAGTGAGGCGGCGGCCAGTGCCACTGCAGCGCGCCAGGCCGAGGTCAAGAGCAAGGAACAAAGCGCCCTGGCCAGCGCCGGCAACACGCCGCTGCCCGACGCCCCGACCCAGGTGGCCTGGAGCAACGACAAGCTGCTGCCGGTCGATCGCCTGCGCCAGCTCGATCTGCAGGCTGACCTGACGTTCGGCCTGCTGACCCTGGAGAAACTACCGATCGAAAACGCCCACCTGAAAGCCCAGGGCCAGGGCGGCCTGATCACCCTGGAAGCCCTGCGCGGCGGCCTGTATGACGGCGACTTCGAAAGCAAGGGCACCCTGGATGTGCGCCCGGCGGTGCCGCAGATCGGCCTCACCACCAAGGTCAACCGGGTGCCGGTCGAGCACTTCATCAAGAGCCAGACCGAAACTCCGCCGGTCAAGGGCCTGCTGACCCTGAGCAGCGACCTGACCGCCACCGGCAACAGTCAGAAGGCGCTGGTCGACACCCTCAATGGCAACGCCAGCTTTGTCATCAACGACGGTATCCTGGTCAACGCCAACCTTGAACAACAGCTGTGCCAGGCCATCGCCACCCTCAACCGCAAAGCCCTGAGCGGCGAACCCCGCGGCAAGGACACGCCCTTCCAGGAGCTCAAAGGCAGCCTGGTACTGCGTAATGGCGTGGCCAGCAACCCTGACCTCAAGGCGCGTATTCCCGGCCTAACCGTCAACGGCCATGGCGACCTCGACCTGCGCGTGCTGGGTATGGACTACCGGGTGGGCGTGATCGTTGAGGGCGACAAACGCGACATGCCGGACCCTGCCTGCCAGGTCGGCGAGCGCTATGTCGGCCTCGAACTGCCGCTGCGCTGCCGTGGCCCGCTTGAGCTGGGCGCCAAAGCCTGCCGCCTGGACAAAGATGCGCTGGGCAAAGTCGCCGCCAAGCTGGCGGGCGACAAAGTCAGCGAAAAACTCAGCGACAAGATCGACGAGAAACTCGGTGACAAGGTCAGTCCGGAGCTCAAAGATGCGCTCAAGGGGTTGTTCAAGCGATGA
- a CDS encoding OFA family MFS transporter translates to MNSSITAGTLTSSPGFLSKERIIAAPGFNRWLVPPAALAIHLCIGMAYGFSVFWLPLSQAIGITAPLACAPDMSFFARLFSTECDWQISMLSWIYTLFFVFLGCSAAVWGGWLEHAGPRKAGVVSALCWCGGLLISAFGIYSHQLWLMWLGSGVIGGIGLGLGYISPVSTLIKWFPDKRGMATGMAIMGFGGGAMVGAPLAAALMNHFASPEGVGVWQSFVVMAVIYFVFMIGGALAYRVPPTGWKPEGWTAPLKKASNAMITHRHVHVSVAWKTPQFALIWLVLCLNVSAGIGILGMASPLLQEVFAGKLLGNDLSFSELSSTQLAQIAAIAAGFTGLLSLFNIGGRFFWASFSDYIGRKNTYFAFFALGVALYALVPNMGHLGNIALFVAAFCIILSMYGGGFATVPAYLADLFGTQMVGAIHGRLLTAWAAAGVLGPVLITYLREYQLALGVERAAVYDITLYILAGLLVLGFVCNALVRPVADKYFMTDAQLAAEQALSHDQGNGNARVLEWHAAPGSLPLVVAAWLVVGIPLAWGIWVTLQKTAVLFN, encoded by the coding sequence ATGAACAGCAGTATCACGGCAGGCACGTTAACCAGCAGCCCTGGTTTTCTGTCCAAGGAGCGGATCATCGCCGCGCCTGGTTTCAACCGCTGGCTGGTACCACCGGCGGCGCTGGCCATCCACCTGTGCATCGGCATGGCCTACGGTTTTTCGGTGTTCTGGTTGCCGTTGTCGCAAGCGATCGGTATTACCGCGCCGCTCGCCTGCGCGCCGGACATGAGCTTCTTCGCCCGCCTGTTCAGCACTGAATGCGACTGGCAGATCTCGATGCTCAGCTGGATCTATACCCTGTTCTTCGTGTTCCTCGGCTGTTCTGCCGCCGTTTGGGGTGGCTGGCTGGAGCACGCTGGGCCACGCAAGGCCGGGGTGGTTTCGGCGTTGTGCTGGTGTGGTGGCCTGCTGATCTCGGCGTTCGGTATCTATAGCCACCAGCTCTGGCTGATGTGGCTGGGCTCGGGTGTCATCGGCGGTATCGGCCTGGGCCTGGGCTATATCTCGCCGGTTTCGACCTTGATCAAGTGGTTCCCGGACAAGCGCGGCATGGCCACCGGCATGGCGATCATGGGCTTTGGCGGTGGCGCCATGGTGGGCGCGCCACTGGCGGCAGCGCTGATGAACCACTTTGCCAGCCCTGAAGGCGTAGGCGTCTGGCAGAGCTTCGTGGTGATGGCGGTAATTTACTTCGTGTTCATGATCGGCGGTGCCTTGGCCTATCGAGTGCCACCGACCGGCTGGAAGCCCGAAGGCTGGACCGCACCGCTGAAGAAAGCCAGCAACGCGATGATTACCCACCGCCACGTACATGTCAGTGTGGCGTGGAAAACGCCGCAGTTTGCATTGATCTGGTTGGTGTTGTGCCTGAACGTGTCGGCAGGTATCGGTATCCTGGGCATGGCCTCGCCACTGCTGCAGGAAGTTTTTGCCGGCAAGTTGCTCGGCAACGACTTGAGCTTCAGCGAACTCAGCAGCACGCAACTGGCGCAGATTGCCGCAATTGCTGCCGGCTTTACCGGCCTTTTGAGCCTGTTCAATATCGGTGGGCGGTTTTTCTGGGCGTCGTTCTCCGACTACATCGGGCGCAAGAACACCTATTTCGCCTTCTTCGCCCTGGGTGTCGCGCTGTATGCGCTGGTGCCGAACATGGGCCACCTGGGCAATATCGCCCTGTTCGTGGCGGCGTTCTGCATCATCCTGTCGATGTACGGCGGCGGCTTCGCCACGGTGCCGGCGTATCTGGCCGACCTGTTCGGCACGCAGATGGTCGGCGCCATTCATGGTCGTCTGTTGACTGCCTGGGCTGCTGCTGGCGTGCTGGGGCCGGTGCTGATCACCTACCTGCGTGAGTACCAGCTGGCGCTGGGCGTGGAGCGTGCGGCGGTCTACGACATCACCCTGTACATCCTGGCCGGCCTGCTGGTGCTGGGGTTTGTCTGTAACGCGCTGGTGCGCCCGGTGGCCGACAAGTACTTCATGACCGATGCGCAGCTGGCGGCGGAACAGGCGCTGAGCCATGACCAGGGCAACGGCAACGCCCGGGTGCTGGAGTGGCATGCGGCGCCGGGCAGTCTGCCGCTGGTGGTCGCTGCCTGGCTGGTGGTGGGGATTCCACTGGCCTGGGGGATCTGGGTGACGCTGCAAAAAACCGCGGTGCTGTTCAACTGA
- the hisB gene encoding imidazoleglycerol-phosphate dehydratase HisB, with protein sequence MVERKASVERNTLETQIKASINLDGSGKARFDIGVPFLEHMLDQIARHGLIDLDIECKGDLHIDDHHTVEDVGITLGQAFNQAIGDKKGIRRYGHAYVPLDEALSRVVIDFSGRPGLQMHVPYTRASVGGFDVDLFQEFFQGFVNHANVTLHIDNLRGHNTHHQIETVFKAFGRALRMAIELDERMAGQMPSTKGCL encoded by the coding sequence ATGGTCGAACGTAAGGCTTCCGTCGAGCGCAATACTCTGGAAACCCAGATCAAGGCCTCGATCAACCTGGATGGCAGCGGCAAGGCCCGATTTGATATCGGTGTGCCTTTCCTTGAACACATGCTCGACCAGATCGCCCGACATGGGCTGATCGATCTCGACATCGAGTGCAAGGGCGACCTGCATATCGACGATCACCATACCGTCGAAGATGTCGGTATCACCCTCGGCCAGGCTTTCAACCAGGCCATCGGCGACAAGAAGGGCATCCGCCGCTACGGCCATGCCTATGTGCCGCTGGATGAAGCCCTGTCGCGTGTGGTCATCGACTTCTCCGGCCGTCCCGGCCTGCAGATGCACGTGCCCTACACCCGCGCCTCGGTAGGCGGCTTCGATGTCGACCTGTTCCAGGAATTCTTCCAGGGCTTCGTCAACCACGCCAACGTCACCCTGCACATCGACAACCTGCGTGGGCACAACACCCACCACCAGATCGAAACGGTGTTCAAGGCGTTCGGCCGCGCGCTGCGCATGGCGATCGAGCTGGACGAGCGCATGGCCGGGCAGATGCCATCGACCAAGGGTTGCCTGTAA